One genomic window of Eleginops maclovinus isolate JMC-PN-2008 ecotype Puerto Natales chromosome 12, JC_Emac_rtc_rv5, whole genome shotgun sequence includes the following:
- the LOC134873937 gene encoding leucine-rich repeat transmembrane neuronal protein 4, with protein sequence MQQRALTMRRSRHRANMGLLLLFRWLVFTVVVPAWLLAAPSGIRERPCPQSCRCDGKIIYCESNAFRDVPNNVSVSTQGLSLRYNSLVNLRTHQFAGLSQLVWLYLDHNYINDVDGQAFHGIRRLKELILSSNKITLLKNNTFHDVPNLRNLDLSYNKLQVLQPNQFVGLRKLLSLHLRSNSLKTVPMRVFLDCRNLEFLDIGYNRLRSLTRNAFAGLLKLIELHLEHNQFSKINFAHFPRLTNLRALYLQWNRIKVLTQGLPWMWTSLQKLDVSGNELQVLDPSTFQCLPNLQTLNLDSNKLSNVSQQAVEAWISLTTISLAGNLWYCNPNICPLVAWLKAFKGNKETALICAGPKEAQGEKVTDVVDTYNICTATPAPIPLTTSALTAAVQPELLPLPTEPVVDKKQIWNRTASPTPSEASPTLPLPDTEYVSFHKIIAGSVALLLSVAIILLVIYVSWKRYPSSLKQLQQRSAVKKRQKNARETERSLNSPLQEYYVDYKPSHSETMDVLVNGTGPYTYTISGSRECEV encoded by the exons ATGCAACAGAGAGCCCTAACCATGAGGAGGAGCAGACACCGCGCAAATATGG gacttCTCTTGCTATTCAGATGGCTTGTATTCACGGTGGTGGTGCCCGCCTGGCTGCTTGCTGCTCCAAGTGGCATCCGTGAGCGTCCCTGCCCCCAGAGCTGTAGATGTGATGGGAAAATAATATACTGTGAATCCAATGCCTTCCGTGATGTGCCAAACAATGTGTCTGTAAGCACCCAGGGCCTCTCCCTACGTTACAACAGCCTGGTAAACCTCAGAACACACCAGTTTGCGGGCTTGAGTCAACTAGTGTGGCTCTACCTCGACCACAATTACATCAATGATGTGGATGGCCAGGCTTTCCATGGGATACGGAGGCTGAAAGAACTGATTCTCAGCTCAAATAAGATCACTCTGctcaaaaacaacacttttcatGATGTTCCGAATTTACGCAATCTAGACCTCTCCTATAATAAACTGCAGGTTCTCCAGCCGAATCAGTTTGTTGGTCTTAGAAAACTGCTCAGTTTACACTTGAGGTCAAACTCCTTAAAAACTGTCCCGATGCGAGTTTTCCTTGACTGTCGCAACCTGGAGTTTCTTGATATTGGCTACAACAGGCTACGGAGCCTCACACGTAATGCCTTTGCAGGACTCCTTAAACTCATCGAGCTTCATCTGGAGCACAACCAGTTCTCAAAGATAAACTTTGCTCATTTCCCCCGCCTGACTAACCTGCGGGCTCTGTATTTGCAGTGGAACCGTATCAAAGTGCTAACCCAGGGACTGCCGTGGATGTGGACCTCCTTGCAAAAGTTGGATGTCTCTGGGAATGAGCTCCAAGTGTTGGACCCGAGTACATTTCAATGCCTTCCTAATCTGCAGACTCTTAACCTGGACTCCAACAAGCTCAGCAATGTGTCTCAGCAGGCAGTGGAGGCTTGGATCTCCCTCACCACCATCAGTCTTGCTGGTAATTTGTGGTACTGTAACCCCAATATTTGTCCCCTAGTGGCCTGGCTCAAGGCCTTTAAGGGTAACAAGGAGACCGCTTTGATTTGTGCCGGCCCAAAGGAGGCACAAGGAGAGAAAGTGACAGATGTGGTGGACACTTATAACATTTGCACAGCAACACCGGCTCCCATCCCATTAACAACATCGGCCCTCACTGCTGCAGTTCAACCTGAGCTGCTGCCTCTTCCCACAGAGCCTGTGGTGGATAAGAAGCAGATCTGGAACAGGACAGCTTCCCCTACTCCCTCCGAGgcctcccccaccctcccttTGCCAGACACTGAGTATGTTTCCTTCCACAAGATCATAGCTGGTAGTGTGGCACTCCTCTTATCCGTGGCTATAATTCTGCTGGTAATCTATGTCTCGTGGAAGCGCTATCCCAGCAGCTTGAAACAGCTTCAGCAGCGCTCTGCGGTCAAAAAGCGCCAGAAAAATGCACGGGAGACCGAGCGCTCCCTTAATTCACCACTGCAAGAGTACTATGTGGACTACAAGCCTTCACACTCAGAGACTATGGATGTGCTGGTTAATGGGACAGGACCTTACACATACACCATCTCAGGCTCCAGAGAATGCGAGGTATGA
- the vsig8b gene encoding V-set and immunoglobulin domain-containing protein 8b, whose translation MEPVFSSARLTVAVLFLLTIRLETDVTEAMQVTTSGPQTIQKALGETVTLGCTYTLGPEDTGELDIEWSNVSPDMTQKDQLLLSYTGGKTMRYGDPSVSERLKFIVDPKQGDASISLSNLKLKDTATYQCKVKKAPGVDMRKVTLNVMVPPTSPKCWVEGPEEKGGPVSLRCKSSMGSIPLSYKWRRESGGAIPPDATQNLETGELLIKNHTEGNIGSYVCEVKNAVGQGQCKYALHAYNPTNKVGVIVGAVIGALLLLLLLLLLIWLLVCCCNKRRYEKEVENEIREDAPAPESRPTSRNSSLRSVMAYRTHPGVQYSSVRKQLPSVSESAHGGVYTGESNGRSQNTAGGRASLNYDHRYGYPV comes from the exons ATGGAGCCTGTTTTCTCAAGTGCAAGGCTGACGGTGGCTGTGTTGTTTCTGCTAACAATCAGGCTGGAGACAG ATGTGACCGAGGCGATGCAGGTGACGACCTCGGGGCCGCAAACCATCCAAAAGGCTTTGGGAGAGACAGTCACCCTGGGATGCACCTACACACTCGGCCCCGaagacacaggagagctggaCATCGAGTGGTCCAATGTTAGCCCAGACATGACACAGAAAGACCAACTG CTTTTATCATATACAGGGGGCAAGACGATGCGCTACGGAGACCCCAGCGTGTCCGAAAGGCTCAAATTCATAGTGGACCCCAAACAGGGAGACgcttccatctctctctctaatCTGAAGCTCAAAGACACTGCTACCTACCAGTGTAAAGTCAAGAAAGCACCTGGCGTTGACATGCGAAAAGTCACACTGAATGTGATGG TTCCCCCAACATCCCCAAAGTGTTGGGTTGAAGGCCCGGAGGAGAAAGGTGGTCCAGTCTCCCTCCGCTGCAAATCTTCTATGGGATCCATTCCTCTCTCTTACaaatggaggagagagagtggaGGTGCAATTCCACCCGATGCCACCCAAA ACCTAGAGACTGGAGAACTTTTGATAAAGAACCATACGGAAGGAAACATTGGAAGTTACGTGTGTGAGGTGAAAAATGCAGTGGGCCAAGGGCAGTGTAAATATGCACTGCATGCATACAACC CTACCAATAAGGTGGGTGTCATAGTCGGGGCAGTGATAGGtgccctcctgctgctgctcctcctcctgctcctcatctGGCTCCTGGTCTGCTGCTGCAATAAGCGTCGCTATGAGAAAGaggttgaaaatgaaataag GGAGGACGCCCCGGCCCCAGAGAGCAGACCAACAAGTAGAAACTCCAGTTTACGCTCTGTGATGGCGTACCGCACCCACCCGGGGGTGCAGTACAGCTCTGTGAGGAAACAACTGCCCAGTGTCAGTGAATCGGCCCATGGTGGCGTCTACACAGGGGAGAGTAACGGCAGATCTCAAAATACTGCAGGGGGCCGTGCTTCCCTCAATTACGACCATCGATATGGATACCCTGTGTAA
- the lrrtm4l2 gene encoding leucine-rich repeat transmembrane neuronal protein 4: MGSVMLDWRLSWLLLQAAVLLLLSKGERMCPASCRCEGKIVYCESGIFQGIPENITTGCQGLSLRYNSLLVLLPYQFAHLNQLIWLYLDHNSIKDIDALAFHGVRRLKELILSSNQISHLHNNTFSAIPNLRNLDLSYNQLQFLQSGHFNGLRKLQNLHLRSNGLKQIITRTFLECRSLEFLDLGYNRLRSLIRTTFLGLFKLKELHLEHNQFSRINFFIFPRLTNLQALYLQWNRIRSINQGVPWTWHKLQKLDLSGNEIQMLDPAVFQCMPNLQILNLESNKLSSVPVKAVAAWTSLTTVSLAGNAWDCSPSICPLMGWLMNIRDAKDISMICSSPKSVQGERVVDVVKNHSTCADISHVFSTTALILLTSTQVVNITTPLSPSGVTDFSTESPVQTLSTSSVLHSETDRKTAESTNMSSTSPFSPEIPTSSIPELHFEHMAFHKIIAGSVALFLSVALILLVIYVSWRRYPNTMRQLQQHSVNHKRRKKANKQEQDLNSQLQEYYLSYHSNSETMDSLVNESRPCTCTISGSIECEV; the protein is encoded by the exons ATGG GTTCTGTGATGTTGGACTGGAGGTTATCGTGGCTTCTTCTGCAGGCAGCTGTTTTGCTGCTGCTCAGCAAGGGGGAGAGGATGTGCCCTGCGAGTTGTCGCTGCGAAGGGAAGATTGTTTATTGCGAGTCTGGCATCTTTCAAGGCATCCCAGAAAACATCACCACGGGATGCCAGGGTCTGTCTCTGCGCTATAACAGCCTGTTGGTTCTGTTGCCGTACCAGTTTGCTCACCTCAATCAGCTTATCTGGCTTTATTTGGACCACAACTCCATCAAAGATATAGATGCTTTAGCATTTCATGGTGTGCGCAGGCTCAAAGAACTCATTCTCAGCTCCAACCAGATAAGTCATCTGCACAATAACACATTCAGCGCCATACCAAACCTTCGAAACCTGGACCTATCTTACAATCAGCTGCAGTTTCTGCAGTCAGGACATTTTAATGGTCTGCGCAAGCTACAAAATCTCCACCTTCGATCTAATGGCCTGAAACAGATCATCACTCGTACCTTTCTGGAGTGCCGCAGCCTGGAGTTTTTGGACTTGGGTTACAATCGTTTGCGGAGCCTCATCCGCACAACCTTTTTAGGGCTGTTTAAGTTGAAGGAACTTCATTTAGAGCACAATCAATTTTCCAGGAttaatttcttcattttccCACGCCTCACTAACCTCCAGGCCCTTTATTTGCAATGGAACCGCATACGATCCATCAATCAAGGTGTGCCTTGGACCTGGCACAAACTACAGAAATTGGACCTGTCGGGGAATGAAATCCAAATGTTGGATCCGGCGGTTTTCCAGTGTATGCCGAACTTACAAATACTCAACCTTGAATCAAACAAGCTCAGCAGTGTGCCTGTGAAAGCCGTGGCAGCGTGGACCTCACTAACAACCGTCAGCCTGGCAGGTAACGCCTGGGACTGCAGTCCGAGCATCTGCCCTCTCATGGGATGGCTCATGAACATCAGAGATGCCAAGGACATCAGTATGATATGCAGCAGTCCCAAATCTGTGCAGGGCGAGAGAGTGGTGGATGTAGTGAAGAATCACTCAACCTGTGCGGACATTTCACATGTTTTCTCAACCACCGCTCTAATCCTTCTGACCTCCACCCAAGTTGTGAACATCACaactcctctgtctccctctggtgTTACCGATTTTAGTACGGAGTCACCTGTACAGACGTTATCCACTTCATCTGTTCTACATAGTGAGACTGACAGAAAGACAGCAGAGTCCACAAACATGAGCTCCACATCACCTTTCTCCCCTGAAATCCCTACATCGTCTATCCCAGAGCTACACTTTGAACATATGGCTTTCCATAAAATCATTGCAGGCAGCGTAGCCCTGTTCTTGTCAGTGGCATTGATCCTTCTGGTTATATATGTCTCGTGGAGGCGCTACCCCAACACCATgaggcagctgcagcagcactcAGTCAACCATAAGCGCAGAAAAAAGGCCAATAAGCAGGAACAGGACCTTAACTCTCAATTGCAAGAGTACTATCTGAGCTACCATTCAAACTCAGAGACAATGGACTCTCTGGTGAATGAGTCAAGGCCATGCACGTGCACCATATCAGGATCCATCGAATGTGAGGTCTGA